The genomic region CAAGAATATTTTAATAAGAAACGTAATGAATTTGACATTCCTCTATTATTAACAGGAACTACATTTCAAAAAGCAGTTTGGAATGAATTATTAAAGATTCCTTATGGACAAACGATTTCTTATCTATCGCTTTCGCGAAAGCTTTATAAAGAAAAAGCGATAAGAGCAGTAGCCAATGCAAATGGTGCAAATGCCTTATCAATAGTTATACCTTGCCACAGAGTGATAGGAAGTAATGGTGATTTAATAGGATATGCCGGTGGATTACTAGCAAAGAAAAAGCTCCTACAAATTGAAGGAGCTTTACAGAGTAATCAATTGGGATTATTTTAAAATCCGTTTTTTTCTTTTCCTAGTTCCATTAAATCATCAAAATAATTAAAAAGATCTCCTTTTGTAATTATTGCTCCTTGTTCAATAAGTTTAAACTTATCACCGTTAGGATCATCACTATATTTTTTTACAGCTGTAAATAATTTCACCGTATCATCCATCAAATTCTTTTGTAACCAGGCATATCCTTCTTTAGTGGTAATATCGATTAGCTCATCACCTACCATTACAGATATTAAGGATATTTCTTTTTCTTGTAAATGAAATAAATTCATGGTCTGTGGTGAGATGTGCTCAAGATACTTTGCTTTTGTGAGTACGCCTTCCCATACTAGATCAGAGAAGACATCGATTTCTTGCTCTGCCACCTCTGGTTTATTTGCCTTTATATCATCCCATTCTGCAGCCGTT from Nonlabens arenilitoris harbors:
- a CDS encoding methylated-DNA--[protein]-cysteine S-methyltransferase, with product MSKIYIKYYKFAVGDVIIGIYENQLCLLDWQYRKQREAIDHRIANDLNAIYTVEDHQLHHKVIVQIQEYFNKKRNEFDIPLLLTGTTFQKAVWNELLKIPYGQTISYLSLSRKLYKEKAIRAVANANGANALSIVIPCHRVIGSNGDLIGYAGGLLAKKKLLQIEGALQSNQLGLF
- a CDS encoding DUF6495 family protein — its product is MKYRRLTKEQLEELHPEFINFLATQTITAAEWDDIKANKPEVAEQEIDVFSDLVWEGVLTKAKYLEHISPQTMNLFHLQEKEISLISVMVGDELIDITTKEGYAWLQKNLMDDTVKLFTAVKKYSDDPNGDKFKLIEQGAIITKGDLFNYFDDLMELGKEKNGF